From one Flavobacteriales bacterium genomic stretch:
- a CDS encoding T9SS type A sorting domain-containing protein, giving the protein MKKTLFSALFACVLMANAQNYPVLEHVSTYHSGIFDDGAAEISAFDPTTKKLVFVNAHQGTLDILDLSNIQNPTKIDSISLSSYGAGANSVVIKNGKIIAAVENSDKQENGKVVFFDMNGTFEKEITVGALPDMVTVTPDGKKVIVACEGEPNDDYSKNPNGTIHIIDISGGIASAVSQEINFANFETIRNSFDGQGDWDYALNPTTYNDQDTNVILYGDVWGVINKFNKTNNEIKPVQGDSIFGLLDLDNPNHDGWHTITFDTKDISSKVSGGHVSFYHNAIGYDGTDSIGYILNFNNGTDWEMSNYVALNKNTDAWQRTNIAIPAGTSHVRLRLMAKQNGGSDFAAFDKVELRFIDDRINVFEDKVSHTVQSELEPEYITVDKNSEYAYVVFQENNAMAKIKLADNSISMLKSLGFKDHNAAGNGLDGSDKDGAINISNYPIMGMYQPDAIASFEISGTTYIATANEGDGKEYDEYEDESKISKMDLDTIAFPNAASLQEDEKIGRMKATVSMGDSNYDGQYETLYTYGARSFSIFDENLNLVYDSGDDFAQTIKDSLPSYFNADNDDNDSFDKRSDNKGTEPEAVTIGVVDGKTYAFIGLERIGGVMIYDVSNPSSPEFVQYLNNRNFSVDAESAQAKDLAPEGILFIPASESPANKNLLITSNEVSGTISIFTFETLGIGVEELNKKEDIFIHNNELVFSKAYSGLINIFDINGKLVSSSTVNESNIVELPTLSKGTYLIQTENKSIKFVK; this is encoded by the coding sequence ATGAAGAAAACATTATTCTCTGCGTTATTCGCCTGTGTATTAATGGCAAATGCACAAAACTATCCAGTATTAGAACACGTATCTACCTATCATTCTGGAATCTTTGATGATGGAGCTGCCGAAATTTCAGCTTTCGACCCAACTACTAAGAAACTAGTCTTTGTTAATGCTCATCAAGGAACTTTGGATATTTTGGATCTTTCAAATATCCAAAACCCAACCAAAATTGATAGTATCTCACTTAGTTCTTATGGAGCTGGAGCAAATTCTGTAGTGATCAAAAATGGTAAAATTATTGCCGCTGTAGAAAATTCAGACAAACAAGAAAACGGAAAAGTAGTTTTCTTTGATATGAACGGTACATTTGAAAAAGAAATTACAGTGGGTGCACTTCCTGATATGGTAACAGTTACCCCAGATGGTAAAAAGGTTATTGTTGCTTGTGAAGGAGAGCCTAATGATGATTATTCTAAGAATCCAAATGGTACTATTCATATCATAGATATTTCCGGAGGAATTGCTTCAGCAGTTTCGCAAGAAATCAATTTTGCAAATTTCGAAACTATTCGAAACTCATTCGATGGTCAAGGAGACTGGGATTATGCACTTAACCCTACAACCTATAATGACCAAGATACCAATGTAATCTTATATGGAGATGTATGGGGTGTCATCAATAAGTTTAATAAAACAAATAACGAAATTAAGCCAGTTCAAGGGGATTCTATATTCGGTCTTTTGGATCTTGATAACCCAAATCATGATGGATGGCACACAATCACTTTTGACACTAAAGATATCTCAAGTAAAGTTAGTGGTGGCCATGTTTCTTTTTATCACAATGCAATTGGTTATGATGGTACTGACTCTATAGGATATATTCTTAATTTTAACAATGGTACAGATTGGGAAATGTCAAATTACGTTGCTTTAAATAAAAATACTGATGCTTGGCAAAGAACCAATATTGCTATTCCTGCTGGGACTTCGCACGTGAGACTTAGACTAATGGCTAAACAGAATGGTGGAAGTGACTTTGCTGCTTTTGATAAAGTAGAGCTGCGTTTTATTGATGATCGTATTAATGTTTTTGAAGACAAAGTTAGTCATACTGTACAATCTGAACTAGAACCAGAATATATTACTGTAGACAAAAACTCTGAATATGCTTATGTTGTTTTCCAAGAGAACAATGCAATGGCAAAAATAAAACTTGCCGATAACTCTATCAGCATGCTAAAAAGTCTTGGATTTAAAGACCATAATGCTGCCGGAAATGGACTTGATGGTTCCGACAAAGATGGAGCAATTAATATTTCAAACTACCCAATAATGGGAATGTATCAACCAGATGCCATTGCTTCTTTTGAAATTAGTGGAACTACTTATATTGCTACCGCAAACGAAGGAGACGGAAAAGAATATGATGAATACGAAGATGAGTCTAAAATATCTAAAATGGATCTTGATACAATTGCCTTCCCAAATGCAGCATCACTTCAAGAAGATGAAAAAATAGGGAGAATGAAAGCTACCGTTTCTATGGGAGATTCTAATTATGATGGACAATATGAAACACTTTATACTTACGGTGCTCGTTCTTTTTCTATCTTTGATGAAAACCTCAACCTAGTTTATGATTCTGGAGATGACTTTGCTCAAACAATAAAAGACTCATTACCTAGCTACTTCAATGCTGACAACGACGATAATGATTCTTTTGATAAAAGATCAGACAACAAGGGAACTGAGCCCGAAGCAGTAACCATTGGAGTGGTAGATGGTAAAACTTACGCTTTTATAGGTCTTGAAAGAATAGGTGGTGTTATGATTTATGATGTTTCCAACCCATCGTCACCAGAGTTCGTCCAATACTTAAACAATCGTAATTTTTCTGTAGACGCAGAATCAGCTCAAGCAAAAGATTTAGCTCCTGAAGGAATTTTGTTTATTCCTGCAAGTGAAAGTCCTGCAAACAAAAATCTCTTGATTACTTCAAATGAAGTGAGTGGTACAATTAGTATTTTCACTTTTGAAACTCTAGGAATTGGCGTAGAAGAATTGAACAAAAAAGAAGATATCTTTATTCATAATAATGAATTAGTTTTCTCAAAAGCATACTCTGGATTGATCAATATCTTTGATATAAACGGAAAATTGGTTTCTAGCTCTACAGTAAACGAATCAAATATAGTAGAACTTCCTACACTCTCAAAAGGAACTTATTTGATCCAAACAGAAAACAAATCAATCAAGTTTGTAAAATAA
- the gyrB gene encoding DNA topoisomerase (ATP-hydrolyzing) subunit B, producing the protein MSEENKNPEYSAGSIQVLEGLEAVRKRPAMYIGDIGVKGLHHLVYEVVDNSIDEALAGHCDTISIWINENNSITVQDNGRGIPTAMHPKEKKSALEVVMTVLHAGGKFSKDSYKVSGGLHGVGVSCVNALSTDLKVNVHRGGKIFQQEYKIGVPQYDVKEVGVTDITGTVVTFQPDMSIFTEGVYHYEILANRMRELAYLNKGITIHLIDKRNKDEKGEYIQDTFISENGLEDFIKFLDESREVLTKNVIHMEGEKNDVPVEVAMQYNTSYTENLYSYVNNINTHEGGTHLAGFRRALTRTLKSYAEKSGMLAKEKITVSGDDFREGLTAVISVKVMEPQFEGQTKTKLGNKEVSGAVDQLVGEMLSNFLEENPVEAKDIIQKVIIAAKARHAARKAREMVQRKTVMSLGSLPGKLSDCSEKDPALSEIFLVEGDSAGGTAKQGRDRMFQAILPLRGKILNVEKALPYKVFENEEIKNMFTALGITIGTEEDSKALNLSKLRYHKIVIMCDADVDGSHIATLILTFFFRYMRELVEQGYVYIATPPLYLVKKGSKHRYAWDDNQRDMLVRELGGEEGKGVNIQRYKGLGEMNAEQLWDTTMNPEHRTLRQVSIDNPVLADHTFSMLMGDEVPPRREFIEKNATYANIDA; encoded by the coding sequence ATGTCTGAAGAAAATAAAAACCCAGAATACTCAGCAGGGAGTATTCAAGTACTAGAGGGATTAGAGGCCGTAAGAAAAAGACCGGCAATGTATATCGGAGACATTGGGGTGAAAGGACTACATCATTTGGTTTATGAAGTAGTAGATAACTCTATTGATGAAGCATTGGCAGGTCATTGTGATACTATTTCTATTTGGATTAACGAAAATAACTCCATTACCGTTCAAGATAATGGGCGTGGAATTCCTACAGCCATGCACCCAAAGGAGAAAAAATCTGCCCTAGAAGTAGTAATGACCGTACTACACGCTGGAGGTAAATTCTCAAAAGATTCTTACAAAGTTTCTGGAGGGCTTCACGGAGTAGGGGTTTCTTGTGTAAATGCACTTTCTACAGATTTGAAGGTAAATGTACACCGTGGTGGTAAAATTTTCCAACAAGAATACAAAATTGGAGTTCCACAGTATGATGTAAAAGAAGTAGGAGTTACGGATATTACAGGAACTGTTGTAACATTCCAGCCAGATATGAGCATCTTTACAGAAGGTGTATATCACTATGAGATTCTTGCTAATAGAATGCGAGAATTGGCATACTTAAATAAAGGAATAACGATTCATCTTATAGATAAAAGAAACAAAGATGAAAAAGGGGAGTATATTCAAGATACTTTTATTTCAGAAAATGGACTAGAAGATTTTATCAAATTCTTGGACGAATCTCGTGAAGTTCTTACCAAAAATGTGATCCACATGGAAGGGGAGAAAAACGATGTTCCGGTAGAGGTAGCAATGCAATATAATACTTCTTATACAGAGAATTTGTATTCTTATGTTAACAATATTAATACCCATGAAGGAGGAACTCACTTAGCAGGTTTCCGTAGAGCACTTACAAGGACGTTAAAATCCTATGCCGAAAAATCGGGTATGTTGGCAAAAGAGAAAATCACCGTTAGTGGAGATGATTTCAGAGAAGGACTTACAGCAGTTATCTCTGTAAAGGTAATGGAGCCTCAATTTGAAGGTCAAACCAAAACTAAACTAGGTAATAAAGAAGTTTCTGGAGCTGTAGATCAATTGGTAGGAGAGATGCTTTCCAATTTCTTGGAAGAAAACCCTGTAGAAGCCAAGGATATTATCCAAAAGGTAATTATTGCAGCAAAAGCCCGTCATGCAGCCAGAAAGGCAAGAGAGATGGTGCAGAGAAAAACTGTAATGTCTTTAGGTTCGCTTCCTGGTAAATTATCTGATTGTTCAGAAAAAGATCCTGCCCTTAGTGAAATATTCCTTGTAGAGGGAGACTCTGCAGGAGGTACAGCTAAGCAAGGTAGAGATAGAATGTTTCAAGCCATTTTGCCTTTAAGAGGAAAAATATTGAACGTTGAAAAAGCACTTCCATATAAAGTTTTTGAAAACGAAGAAATCAAAAATATGTTTACCGCTTTGGGAATCACTATAGGAACCGAAGAGGATAGCAAAGCTTTAAATTTGTCAAAACTGAGATATCATAAAATAGTTATCATGTGTGATGCCGATGTCGATGGATCTCATATTGCTACATTGATTCTTACATTTTTCTTCCGTTATATGAGAGAATTGGTAGAGCAAGGATATGTGTATATAGCAACACCTCCACTTTATCTCGTGAAAAAAGGAAGTAAACATCGTTATGCATGGGATGATAATCAGCGAGATATGCTCGTTAGAGAACTAGGAGGAGAAGAAGGTAAAGGTGTAAATATCCAAAGATATAAGGGTCTTGGAGAAATGAATGCTGAACAACTTTGGGATACTACTATGAACCCAGAACACAGAACTCTTAGGCAAGTTTCTATTGATAACCCAGTGTTAGCAGATCATACTTTTTCAATGCTTATGGGAGACGAAGTTCCACCACGTAGAGAGTTTATTGAGAAAAATGCAACCTATGCAAATATTGATGCTTAA
- a CDS encoding tetratricopeptide repeat protein: MNNYFKALIFTSAISYNLMAQHQLPISDQNSLLTKASQLINDEQFALAKEELSDYLLINESVAEKKTRKHAEMLMAYCSIKMDEENSVEVAEKFIDENPEDIDKNLLYFELANKAFQKRNYNKALHYIDACDANFLSKEKREKYSLYEGYSFYKAGKIDKALEVFSRLANSSKKYQYEAHWYKALIHFEKENWQNCINEIQTVKNHIPANQWSIYEVKSLYNLGRFNEVVDKKYSNSNQGKAKWEILEIEGLSQFHLKNKQETAKILGELYQKKQSMSAESRYALAFTHYHLGDKKMAEKVAKSVKRDHESLDYQNAQFLLAKIYLENKDKEKAAFALEQVLKNKNELGSQELSHYQLIKLSFEQKISFVDTEEFIYSFMEKYPNSVYKEELFGLLVQNFIKNKEYEKGVGLLESVELRDIRLRKLYQEICLYRGIQYYNLKDYPKAISFFDKSMTQKVNPRYTAKASLWKAEALNQQKDYAKAYQEYKKFDQLYASRSASTERNIYKYHFGYTAFKQQKYSQAVKQWERFVNSPGIDQAQKVDAYLRLGDAYMLMRSFDKAKDNFRMAADMEGDHMDYATYLEAICEDVLGNKENVIQILTNYGLSYPNSIYADDALFYLGDTHFKRGNQGKAYSLFNKFVKKYPNSKLLPNAEISIANINYNNRYYDLALQNNKDIVSKYPNTEFEKQAIENIKNIYYSQGNAQSYLDYIAALGKSDESQESLDNYTYNSAFKLFKEANFTEAAKSFEFYLQKFPKGIHLKESQFYLAHAYLKTNQEDKAASSLEKVVAEENYNEFSEESYLRLANLNYNKKNFAKAKKYYQKLKDKANTDNYLKKSMIGLMRTSKELKQFETVMTMSSSLLSRTDISEAQRTEASYLLGVSAFENGSYKVAQEQLQPFANNVGSPHLSQANYYLLSILSKKGNYKGVLKYFYNNNANFRSDKEIYGKSMMLYAQAYQEQKDFENAKLVYQKVIDINPNEHIVSQAKEALSQLESK, translated from the coding sequence ATGAATAACTATTTTAAAGCATTAATATTCACCAGTGCTATTTCTTATAATCTTATGGCACAACATCAGTTGCCCATAAGTGATCAAAATAGTTTATTAACAAAAGCTTCTCAATTAATAAATGATGAACAATTTGCTTTAGCAAAAGAAGAACTGTCAGATTATTTACTCATTAATGAATCTGTGGCTGAGAAAAAAACTCGGAAACATGCAGAGATGCTCATGGCATATTGTTCTATAAAAATGGATGAAGAGAACTCTGTGGAAGTTGCCGAGAAGTTTATCGATGAAAATCCAGAAGATATTGATAAAAATCTTTTGTATTTTGAACTTGCCAATAAAGCTTTTCAGAAAAGAAATTATAACAAAGCTTTGCATTATATAGATGCATGCGATGCAAATTTTCTTTCAAAAGAAAAGAGAGAAAAATACAGTCTTTATGAAGGATATTCTTTCTATAAAGCAGGTAAAATAGACAAAGCCTTAGAGGTCTTTTCTCGACTTGCAAATAGTTCCAAAAAATATCAATATGAAGCACACTGGTATAAGGCATTAATTCATTTTGAAAAAGAAAACTGGCAAAATTGTATTAATGAAATACAAACGGTAAAAAATCATATTCCAGCAAATCAATGGAGTATATATGAGGTGAAATCCCTCTATAATCTTGGTAGATTTAATGAGGTTGTTGATAAAAAATACTCGAATTCTAACCAAGGAAAAGCCAAGTGGGAAATTTTGGAAATAGAAGGACTAAGTCAGTTTCATCTTAAAAATAAGCAAGAAACGGCAAAAATTCTTGGCGAATTATATCAAAAGAAGCAAAGCATGAGTGCCGAGTCTCGTTATGCTTTGGCATTTACCCATTATCACCTTGGAGATAAGAAAATGGCAGAGAAAGTGGCAAAATCTGTTAAGAGAGATCACGAATCTTTAGATTATCAGAATGCTCAGTTTCTTTTGGCAAAAATTTATTTAGAAAATAAGGACAAAGAGAAGGCAGCTTTTGCTTTAGAGCAGGTTCTTAAAAATAAAAACGAACTGGGTTCTCAAGAATTATCACATTATCAATTGATCAAATTATCTTTTGAGCAAAAAATATCTTTTGTAGATACAGAGGAATTTATTTATTCCTTTATGGAAAAGTATCCAAACTCAGTTTACAAAGAAGAATTGTTTGGTCTTTTGGTTCAAAATTTCATTAAAAATAAAGAATACGAAAAAGGCGTTGGACTTTTAGAAAGTGTTGAACTTAGAGATATCCGTTTAAGAAAATTGTATCAAGAAATCTGTTTGTATAGAGGGATTCAATACTATAATCTAAAAGATTACCCTAAAGCCATAAGCTTCTTTGATAAGTCAATGACCCAAAAGGTGAATCCAAGATACACTGCAAAAGCTAGTCTTTGGAAAGCCGAGGCGTTGAATCAGCAAAAGGATTATGCAAAGGCTTATCAAGAATACAAAAAATTTGATCAGCTTTATGCTTCAAGATCTGCGAGTACAGAACGAAATATCTATAAATATCATTTTGGATATACCGCATTTAAACAGCAGAAATACAGTCAGGCTGTAAAACAATGGGAACGATTTGTGAACTCACCAGGGATTGATCAAGCACAAAAAGTAGATGCTTACCTTCGTTTAGGAGATGCTTATATGTTGATGCGTTCTTTTGATAAAGCTAAGGATAATTTTAGAATGGCAGCAGATATGGAAGGTGATCATATGGATTATGCAACCTATCTAGAAGCCATTTGTGAAGATGTTTTAGGAAATAAAGAAAATGTAATTCAAATTTTAACAAATTATGGATTGAGTTATCCAAACAGTATTTATGCAGATGATGCCTTGTTTTACCTTGGAGATACACATTTTAAAAGAGGAAATCAAGGAAAAGCTTACAGTCTCTTTAATAAATTTGTAAAGAAATATCCAAATAGTAAGCTATTACCCAATGCCGAAATAAGTATTGCGAATATTAACTATAATAACCGTTACTATGATTTGGCTTTACAAAACAATAAAGACATTGTAAGTAAATATCCAAATACAGAATTTGAAAAACAAGCCATTGAGAATATCAAAAACATTTACTATTCTCAAGGAAATGCCCAATCTTATTTAGATTATATTGCGGCACTAGGGAAATCAGATGAATCTCAGGAAAGCTTGGATAATTATACATATAACTCAGCTTTTAAACTTTTTAAAGAAGCAAATTTTACAGAGGCTGCAAAAAGTTTTGAGTTTTATCTCCAGAAATTTCCAAAAGGAATTCATTTAAAAGAATCTCAATTTTATTTAGCACACGCATATTTAAAAACAAACCAAGAAGACAAAGCAGCAAGTAGCTTAGAGAAAGTAGTAGCAGAAGAAAATTATAATGAGTTTTCTGAAGAAAGTTATTTGCGATTAGCAAATTTGAATTACAACAAAAAGAACTTTGCTAAAGCTAAAAAATATTATCAGAAACTAAAAGACAAAGCGAATACTGATAATTACTTAAAGAAATCTATGATTGGTTTAATGAGAACATCGAAGGAGCTCAAACAGTTTGAAACAGTAATGACCATGTCCTCTTCTTTACTATCCAGAACAGACATTAGCGAAGCACAGAGAACAGAAGCTTCTTATTTGCTTGGAGTTTCAGCATTTGAAAACGGGTCTTATAAAGTGGCACAAGAACAATTACAGCCTTTTGCGAACAATGTAGGATCGCCACATTTATCTCAAGCAAATTATTATCTTCTGTCTATCTTAAGTAAGAAAGGAAACTATAAAGGTGTTTTGAAATATTTTTATAATAATAACGCCAATTTTAGATCTGATAAAGAAATTTACGGAAAAAGTATGATGCTTTATGCACAAGCTTATCAAGAACAAAAAGATTTTGAAAACGCTAAACTTGTCTATCAGAAAGTAATAGACATTAATCCAAATGAGCACATTGTTTCTCAAGCAAAAGAAGCATTAAGTCAATTGGAAAGTAAATAA
- a CDS encoding ATP-binding cassette domain-containing protein, with protein MNTLIAAKNIDIIQEDHLILSEVDFTVEKGEWVYLLGKTGSGKSSLLKAIYADIPFEKGTLTVCNMDLKTLKKKKNHLLRRKIGIVFQDFQLLPDENVEGNLAFVLKATDWKDKKKIDQRIDELLLLVGMQNKRFKKIHELSGGEKQRIAIARALLNDPQLILADEPTGNLDPNTSMEIMKLLKEIQEKGQAVVMVTHDYNIVKAYPSKMYQCIQGKIQEIDQIPS; from the coding sequence ATGAACACACTGATAGCAGCAAAAAATATTGATATAATTCAAGAAGATCATTTAATCCTTTCAGAGGTAGATTTTACCGTAGAAAAAGGAGAATGGGTCTATCTTTTAGGGAAAACAGGATCTGGTAAAAGTAGCTTACTAAAAGCCATTTATGCCGACATTCCTTTTGAAAAAGGGACTTTAACAGTCTGCAATATGGATCTTAAAACCTTAAAAAAGAAGAAAAATCATCTATTAAGAAGAAAAATTGGGATTGTTTTCCAAGATTTTCAACTCCTTCCAGATGAAAATGTAGAAGGAAATTTAGCTTTTGTTCTAAAAGCTACCGATTGGAAAGATAAAAAGAAAATTGATCAAAGAATCGATGAATTACTTCTTTTAGTAGGAATGCAAAATAAACGATTTAAGAAAATTCATGAACTTTCGGGTGGTGAAAAACAAAGAATCGCTATTGCAAGAGCTTTGCTCAACGATCCTCAATTAATTCTTGCCGATGAACCTACAGGTAACTTAGACCCGAATACTTCTATGGAAATCATGAAACTACTCAAAGAAATTCAAGAAAAAGGACAGGCTGTAGTGATGGTGACACATGATTATAATATCGTTAAGGCCTATCCCAGCAAGATGTATCAATGTATTCAAGGGAAAATTCAAGAAATAGATCAAATTCCTTCGTAA
- a CDS encoding glycosyltransferase, protein MQGLSILIANYHWDITDFVKQLHQQVLSLNIPFEIIGFDDASHFPQKEDINKLPNTFYSVLMENVGRAKNRNLLAEKARYDWLLFLDGDSMTLKEDFLKKYWDLALLNEQNTIFCGGTAYEISCKDTRCEFHWKYGIEKEIKDELGFKSNNFFLNKLAFNKVKFDENIKDYGYEDLIFGIQALEKGIKIQRIENRLLHLGLNENKDFVNKSIEGSLNLRKLYALGKIQSKDSKLIAFDRKIGKWKPVFLFVMHLFHPIIKWICIQTKNLVLLDFIKWYWFAQDRR, encoded by the coding sequence ATGCAAGGATTATCGATACTCATTGCAAATTATCATTGGGATATTACAGACTTTGTAAAGCAGCTTCATCAACAGGTTCTTTCTTTAAATATTCCATTTGAAATCATTGGCTTTGATGATGCTTCCCATTTCCCTCAAAAAGAAGACATCAATAAGCTTCCCAACACTTTTTATTCCGTTTTGATGGAAAATGTGGGACGTGCTAAAAACAGAAATCTCTTAGCTGAAAAGGCTCGGTATGATTGGTTGCTATTTTTGGACGGTGACTCAATGACCCTAAAGGAAGATTTTCTAAAAAAATATTGGGATTTAGCACTTCTGAATGAACAAAACACCATTTTTTGTGGAGGAACGGCTTATGAAATTTCTTGTAAAGATACACGTTGTGAGTTTCATTGGAAATATGGTATCGAAAAGGAAATAAAAGATGAATTAGGCTTTAAGTCTAATAATTTTTTTCTTAACAAATTAGCTTTCAATAAAGTGAAATTTGACGAAAACATTAAGGACTATGGCTATGAGGACCTTATTTTTGGTATTCAAGCCCTAGAAAAGGGAATCAAAATCCAAAGAATAGAAAATAGATTATTGCATTTAGGACTCAATGAAAATAAAGATTTTGTAAACAAATCCATTGAAGGATCTTTAAACCTTAGAAAACTCTACGCATTAGGCAAAATTCAATCTAAAGATAGTAAACTCATTGCTTTTGATAGAAAGATTGGAAAATGGAAGCCAGTCTTTCTATTTGTTATGCATTTATTTCACCCGATAATAAAATGGATTTGCATTCAAACTAAAAATTTAGTACTTTTAGATTTTATCAAATGGTATTGGTTTGCTCAAGATAGAAGATAA
- a CDS encoding M15 family metallopeptidase, whose product MGKFNYRKHANFKVVPTHLSTKKIYIQKETLQQFVAMAKAAQKADISLKILSGTRSFWEQKAIWERKWKRYEELTPLDRAKKILEYSSMPSTSRHHWGTDIDINNLNNEYFDHGKGKKEYEWLVQNAHKFGFYQVYTAENGRTGYSEEKWHWSYLPLAHDYLTFFNQHISNQNISGFEGAELAKTLDMRKNYVNGVAQNILEYQGILKK is encoded by the coding sequence ATGGGAAAATTCAATTATCGAAAACACGCCAATTTCAAAGTGGTGCCTACTCATCTTTCTACCAAGAAAATCTATATCCAAAAAGAAACGCTACAACAGTTTGTTGCCATGGCAAAAGCCGCACAAAAAGCCGATATTTCACTAAAAATACTTTCGGGAACACGCAGTTTTTGGGAACAAAAAGCAATCTGGGAACGCAAATGGAAAAGATATGAGGAGCTCACACCGCTAGATCGAGCAAAAAAAATATTGGAGTATTCTTCTATGCCCTCTACTTCTCGCCATCATTGGGGAACAGACATAGACATCAACAACTTAAATAATGAATATTTTGATCATGGAAAGGGGAAAAAAGAATATGAATGGTTAGTGCAAAATGCACACAAATTTGGGTTTTATCAAGTATATACAGCCGAAAACGGTAGAACAGGCTATTCAGAGGAGAAATGGCATTGGTCTTATCTGCCTTTGGCTCATGATTATCTAACCTTTTTTAACCAACACATTAGCAATCAAAACATTTCTGGGTTTGAAGGAGCAGAACTTGCCAAAACTCTAGATATGAGAAAAAACTATGTGAATGGAGTTGCTCAAAATATTTTGGAATATCAAGGAATTTTGAAGAAATAG
- a CDS encoding phosphatase PAP2 family protein: MLEELLSIDKEIFIYLNNLGTETWDGFWLFITNKYTMIGFYVLMMYFMYKKFGKKFWIPLLFTILCAALSDRISVDLFKEVFKRLRPTHDPSMDGLFRALQGKGGPYTFVSSHATNVFAMSFWLYHLLKKDFPFLKWLFLGATIVAYSRIYVGKHYPLDLIGGALLGLIIGKMVLELFRFLSKKWFGNYLLK; encoded by the coding sequence ATGCTAGAAGAACTTTTATCGATAGACAAAGAAATTTTCATTTATCTTAATAACCTTGGGACAGAGACTTGGGATGGCTTTTGGTTATTTATCACAAATAAATATACCATGATAGGCTTCTATGTCTTGATGATGTATTTTATGTACAAAAAGTTTGGAAAGAAATTTTGGATTCCCTTACTTTTTACAATTCTTTGTGCCGCTTTAAGTGATCGTATTTCAGTGGATCTTTTTAAAGAAGTTTTTAAAAGACTTCGTCCTACCCATGATCCATCAATGGACGGTTTATTCCGAGCTTTACAAGGGAAAGGTGGTCCATATACATTTGTGTCTTCTCATGCTACCAATGTTTTTGCAATGTCTTTTTGGTTATATCATTTGCTCAAAAAAGATTTCCCTTTTCTCAAATGGTTGTTTCTAGGGGCAACTATTGTGGCTTATAGTCGCATTTATGTGGGAAAACATTACCCTTTGGATCTAATTGGCGGAGCTTTATTAGGTTTAATAATCGGAAAAATGGTCTTGGAATTATTTCGTTTTCTATCTAAGAAATGGTTTGGGAATTACCTGTTAAAATAA